A region of the Clavelina lepadiformis chromosome 9, kaClaLepa1.1, whole genome shotgun sequence genome:
TTCCTGTAGGTCTCCTGAGGACTCTCGGAACAAAAAGGAGGATAACCTTTtcgaaagaaaaattttccgTAAGGGGCGATGTTGTGGAAAACTGGTCGCAGATTATTTTGCCTATCTCTGTCATGAAGGCAATGTTATGCTCTGGTCTGAATATCGCAGCTAATTACACACAAATACaatgattattttaaaaaaaatgttttgaatagACAGTTTCCGAGTTGGGAGAGTCTGGGTCAATGTTTGGAAGAAAAAGATGCTTCCTGCTTATCACGATTAAAGTGTTCAAAAAGTGTTGCAGTTGCTCACCTATCAAGCATTCGTACATGATGACCCCGAGCGACCACCAATCACAAGTGAGCGTGTATCCGGACTGTTGGAAAACTTCTGGTGCGATGTAATCCGGAGTTCCCACCGTGGAATAAGCCAACTTCCGTCTCTTGCTCTTCCATGTCTCGGCTTTGCGACGGGAATCATTCGCTGTCAGTGGTCTGGTGGCTGCGACACAATGAAGAGAAGTTTCGTCATGCACTGACGGTTTTTACAACTTTTATGGCAATAACTTGTGGTAACAGCAAAGATTAGTAGCAACGAAAAACTAAAAGCTGGGGATATTCTACGAAGaatttgttaataaaatattattattatcattggtaTATTAATAAAGTATACACAGAAAAAATAGTAATCCTAGAATGTACAGTTGTACACATTCATGAAATAAACTAAGTGTTGATGCATAACACGGGCGATATTGACGTGATACCGATGATGTCGTTGTCAAAAAATTAATGGGAAACACTAACAATTTGTTTCAATATAAGCTGGCATAGCATTTAGGATTAAAATGATTCTTGTGTATTCTTGAAGTACTTCATGAAaaactatgttttaaaaaaataagaaaaatgagTAAGTAAATTGCCTTATGTTATCCTGCAAAGGCTGCAATAAACTGCTGACAAAGCCAAGAATTTACGGTAAGGAATTTACAAAACCCTTCAAACTATCCATGTGCATAGAGTCGTTCAGGCAATTACAAAACAAGTCATGCATTCCGGGGTGGTCCGACTTAAAACTAAATTTCACACAAAATTATGTTAAAGATCAATCTTACAGAAGTCGATGGGCTGAGCTTGCGATAAATCCCTGTAGTAGTCGGTGCGATGAGCTTTCTTCAATCCGGTGCAAAGTCCAAAGTCCGACAACTTTAAATGTCCCTTTGCGTCGATGAGCAGGTTGTCAGGTTTTATGTCGCGATGAATGAAACCAAGTTCGTGGATTGAATTTATTGCCAGGATTGACTCGGCCATGTAAAACTGGGTCTGCTCTTCGGTGAGGGTGTCTTTGTTCATGAGAAGAGTCATCATGTCACCTGCGAAGAAGTGTCAAGGACAAAATTTGAGTCAGAAAGAGTCAGATGTATAAGCGATTAAAATAAAGTATGCTGAATGGGAAATACATGGCATTACAATGTCAGGCGTGAAATTACTTCGATGAGTATTTATGGAAAGTGATCACCTGCACAATTGAATTCTTGTCTTCAATAACTTGTGTGTTATATGTGCTGGGGAATTACTTAGTTGGCCATATAGAACTTGACTTAATATATATACTATTTATGTGAAATGCGAACTATCATAAAAGAAGTCAAAACGACCAGTGTGTACACAAACATAGCAAATTAAGTTCAACTAAGGATTTTGACAGCCAATACATGGTTAGCAATTAATAAATTAGAGATCAATGAACAACTACCATTATAAGACTGTCTCGTTTAAACAGAATGGAAGAATTGTTTGTTGAATGGATAAAATATACATacaatacatacatacatacataataTACAAGAAGAGTTTAAGTTTGTCTCACAGCATGTTGGCTTCTAACTCCCTAAGTCACTCTGAATATGACTCCACAAGAAATGCCGGCATTTTACACGAACAAATACAATAAGTCACCTCCTGGAAGGAACTCCATTATGAGATAGAGGTTATAAACATCTTGAAATGAATAAAACATCTTCACAACCCAAGGATTCTCTGCTTCGACTAAAATGTCTCGTTCAGCTCGCACGTGAGCCACCTGCAATGAGTTTGCATTAGTTCTGTGTGACCAGGCCACGACATAACTAAGTAAAGTAACTAAGCATCACCTGTTCCTTTTCCATCATGTCTTTCTTGCGCAGCATTTTCATGGCATAGATATGCCCCGTGTCCTTCTTCTGCACCAAGCGCACCTAAATTCAGCAACTTTGAAattgacaacaaaaatatcagaTTCTCTAAAAGCGATTGATATATTTGTATGAATTACTTTGTGGCCAGAATTGGCCAGAAGATGAATTACTTATTGATTAGTTGGTACCAGAATACAAGACAATTGACATAAACAGCAATCCATCTACCTCACCAAACGCTCCTCTGCCAATTATTTTGAGCATTTCAAAATCACCCAAACCCAATCTGGTTCGCTTTAACCTCAAGAACTCTGTTTCCTTTTGTGCAAGAAGCAATCGCCGCTTCTCCCGCTGCCAACAACAAACTCAAGTTCAAGCACAACAATACTGTAAGTGTCAATAGACCACAGGCTGGTCCAGAGACAAGCTCACAAACAGAGATAATATTTAGCAAGTAGCTTTCACTATCAGGAGCAAAGGAACCTGATCGTCAGTGACTCCCTCCTGTTTGAGAGTCTTCTCCAGCGCCTTCATCCTGTCTTCTCGCTCCAGATGTTGGTTGACGAGGTTCGAGTAGAAGGTCTCGATCGTCACTTTTGCCTTCTTCACTTTTTCAAGCGTGTGCGTGCTCAGCGACGCATCTGTGTACACCTGATCTCCCATTGTGCAGGATCCTGTTTCTCTCCAGTGCAGCCAAGTGTATGTTCAGCACATTTTACAGAAACTGTGATCGTTCAAATCATTTGTTAAAGCACCTGTGGGAGTGAGATGAACAGGAAATGTTAGAAATGATGCCGTCGTCAGTGATTTTCACCAATAGAACAAAGATTGTATATTTTAAGCTTTTACCGTTTCTGCTAAGATTTTTAAAGCTGTTCATATTTAAGTTGCAAGTTATCTATCCTATACTGTCAGACCTTTCAGTATTTTCAGACAGATAGGCACAGAAGTGATAACTTTGTGGGGATTATGTGGAAATGATAGGACCATAAATTGGTAATTTAGACAATAAGatcgttttaaaattttattttttgagaATGAAAGATAAGGTAGAAGGGAGGTCCAAACCACAGAGTTTGGCATCGGTgcactcaatactgcttttcatgagcttcagtgcATGGTGCGCTTAAGGTGCGTTATTTTGCACCTAACGGCTTGGACAGAACTTCTATACGCTCAATTTTCAAatgatttaaagattgaataagtGAAACTATGTATATTATTGTGTAATTGCACACATCCATCGCGTCTAAGGATTTCTGCGCACTGCACTTGTTACTTTTGATTGTTTGGTGCatccaagatcttgctgaaaacgtcatactctgcagtccagGGGTAGGTTAAGTTTATAGCAGCATGAGATGTAGGCAGACGTCTTCGTTCTGTGATGTCAACCAAATTAACTTAGGTTATCTACATGGCTATACTCCAGCGTTTGCGTTTCTTAACCAAACGTTTTTTCAGCCTAAATTCGTAAATAATAACCGTTTGAAGTACGATGTCTGCAACCCACATATAAATGATCATGTTCCATTTCGGATATAACAGCACAACCATGGTTGCGTACGAATAAAAGAGACTTACAAGGATGGTTAAAAAATTAGTCTTTAAAcatttgataaatattttcaaagatCTAATTTGACCATACTCTCTGGAGATGGGTTAAAATTTACCTATATTCTTTTTAGACTATACTTTTATGGTTTCTACCTTGCCTACTTCCAAACGTCAACTTAGAAGcgaaaacaaaaacgaaacTCGATATCAACTTGACTTGAAGGAACAAAAgcttgcatttttcaactttggcGCACAATTATTGTTGGCGCACTtttaaaaaggtaaaaaatatTACGAATATCTTTTTAGTACTAACCGAGTACGGATTTTACAACAGCAAAACAAAGCTTAAACGTACgcaatacaaaaattacttaccaacacaaaaaaaacgtttttttaacCAATTGTCAATCTTAACTCTAATTACACAAACTGAGTAgattttttaagctttttgttCAGGACGGAATCGAGAAGCGGTTAATCGGCCCCGAACTCCAATTATCATGTCAAATTATTTCCctttttagtatttactttcTGGAattatttgcttgttttttgtAACTACGTTAATTCATTACTTTGTCCTATAACCGCTTAGCCCCAACTTTTAACATATAATTGATGTTCGATTTTTCATTTCTGAGATAAAGTTTTAAtctattttgtaaatgttccCCAGTTCCCTTATGATTGTTCAGAGCAGCAAGCAATGTGCTGTTGTACACCTTCAAGAAtcagttattattattattaccgTATTTCAAACTCTTAATACTTAATAGTGTATTTCTTAATCTTGACGCTGTTCATCAAAGCTTGTTAACCGTCGTCTAGCGAAGATGTCTTTCACAGAAGTCGTTAAGCAGTGAGAGAAACTAcggaaattaacaacattttttttgagGACAGTGACATTCTTCGACAAAAAAAAGATTAGGTTTTCTACTAAACAAACTCCTGCACGAAAGACTAAATGGCAAGGAGTCGTGTGTTAAAACTCTTCGATTCGTGCAGAGATCAACAGATCTGAAAAGCTTTATTCTTCATAATGCCGTCAGCAATTTTACGTCACATCATGCTGAAATGAAAATTGTAGGTGTCACGTGTCATGTTCAAATAGAGGTGACGATCTAAGTAATTTATGGTTCTAATAGCAGATAGTTATTCTACATAACGTTCCTCTCTGAAAGCTATCGTAGGTAGGCAATTATATCAAGTCAAGTAGTCAACGGGGTGTATTTGGTTGTGCGGTGACTCAAGTCATTGTAGTAACGTTTTACATGTTACTCACGGAAGCATCAATCACTTAAGAAAGCCGTTTGATGACAATTACTACAACGGTTCACTTCTACTGGAAGTTATAAATTCTGTGAAATCTACAGACTGGAAGCATGTTAGCTTAACCAATGTAATTGTAATGTTGACGAAACGCTTTTTTCCTTTTACAGTAAACGTTTTCGACGCTACTTAGTTCCAGCCTGCTACCAGTCAGCATACATTCGTCTCTTGGAAGGTGTTAGGTCAGTGAGAAGTGGAAGTCAAAGTTTTTCCTGCGCCTAACCTGAGCAATTTTACAAAGCCTTTGGAATTGTGACATTTGCTGTAAGTGTTAGAAAAGATATCAGAATGTCTCAGGCTATAACAACCGCATAAGCAGACTATTTGTCGCCGGTCAGCTGTATGGTCCGATAATAATGCTTTAGCAGGTGTACATTTGTCTCATATTTAACCTTGTTACTGACTCTGGCCATAGCCTATGTATGAACAGCTTTTGCCGGGAGTAGATAAAGAGCTAGGTGTCACAAAGCTGCCAGATTAAGTAGCAAGGTAACTCGAGACAGGTAGGCCTATAACGTTTCATCGCACTAAAAGGCGAAATTTGTTGACAACGGCGATTAGGAATAGAGTCAAGTAAAAAAGGTGTTATAAAGCATGCGGTCAAGGCAATAGCCTACTGTAAATAGCGAGTTAAACGTTGTAGTAGTTTTTTGGCGCAGTAGCTGACAAAGGTAGACGTTGATTGAATCACTTGGAACTATAAAGTTTTCTTATCAACGTAGGTTGCGCTACAAGTTTGTTTGCTCTCGGTTTATTATTACTTAACGGCGGCTTGTTAGCTGTAGGCATAGGCGGCAATGCTTtgaagcaaaacatcgaaGATCTTCTTTGATTTTACGGGTTTCGCTGCAAATCGGATGTTTTGTCTACTGGCACTTTGACCCTTGTTATTGAGACATTCGCGCCAGGTTGTGGGGCAGACGATGGTGCATTTCTCACCCTGGTCACTCAATCCTTGCTTAAGTGATTTTCACTGAAGGATTTCAGAGCGAACCACGAGACAActgttgtttgttaattttactCTTCGGTCATAACAATGGTGTTTGTGGCCACTAAGCTGCCGCTGGGCGTATACTGCCACAGCCTATAACTTGCTATTAAGTTGTTATTTATGGTAAGGCATAAGTGTAATTAATTCTACTATGTTCGCAGGAAATTTCGCTGCATTTTGTGAATAAGTTAAACATTCGAATTGGCGATGGCTTTTTGCTTATTCTTTGACGCAGCGGTGCCTGTAGGTTATGAGCACTAGGGGCCGGCAAGTTTGTTCAATTAATGACATCAAAATACCGGAGAATCAAATCACTGAGGAGAAAATGTCTGGAAAAGACGAAGCCGagaaattgaaatttatttcttctcGTTCCTTTGACGCGGAGGGGAACAATTCCATGCGGAAATCTAGGACTAGCTCGGGACGCTTATTCAAAGTAGGTGGAGTTGTAGCCTATGTTTGCATGCCCTCGATTAATCGTATGTTTCTCGGTAAAGCCCGATATGAAGGCATGAGTGGAAACCGTGACAgctttttgttattgttcCGCATGAATCCACACCATCCGGTTTATGAAAACATTCGCGAATTTTGCTCgaatttcaaattatttcgTCACAGGCGGTGCGCAATGCTGTTCGTGTCACTAAGTCCTCATCTTTAGAGATGCAGGAAGCGGGATCCTCCGCGAGATCGACTCCTATTTCATCGAGGAGGTCACAATCCGTCGTCTCCCAGTTGAGTACGAAGCAGAGGGGCTCGCTTCTTCCCCCCAAACACCCCAGGAGCTGCAAGTGCCCCGACTGCAATGGATGGCTGTGTAAGGACCATGTGACGTCATGCTGATCATTTCGTCTTTCCGtgataaatgaataaaaatgtCATAAGTTTCATCCGCTATGAAGCCATCTCACATCGCCGCGATTAATTTTCTTTGATTTCTATTGTCAGCGGACAATGAAAAGGAAGAGCCGGAGCAAGTTGTGACGCAATACCATGATGATGACGTATGCTTGATCACCGACGGGCCCAGCTACACGTTCAAGGTGAGCTTTGTCTTTCATCTTATCTCTCTATTAGACGTAGAAGGTCCGacatttcaatatttcttGCAACGATGAAATTCTTTTGCTTCTATGTTTCAAGGCAACCTTGCTTTGACAGAGATTTAGGTTTAACTAAACAAGCCATAAGAAAAAAATAGGTATTATATTTATCTCTATGATTCATCAGACATTAATATTATCTTTTATAAGTCGTGTCAGGTCGATATTTGAATCTCATATGTTGTTTCCGACGCCAAATATTTGAGGTCTTTGTCGTAAAAACCGCGATTCAAAGCGCAATCATTTAGAGACCAATTTTAACGAAATCACAAGATCGATATTAACCGCATATCATCAACCACTTGGCATCGTTGTTTAAAAAACCATTTGCCGCTGAGTCTGCGCCATAGATTTTACAACGTTTTTATCGAGATTTGTTGACTTGAAACAACAGTAAAATTTGCTTGGTCATTGTCACGTGTTTGTTGATAGGTGATGACTCATTGGTTTGTGAGCCGGTTGTCACGTGAGGAGAAAATGGCTTGCGCTCGACATTCAAGTTCAAACTGATAATTGTTTCCCACATTATTGCGTCAAAATGGCGTCACTGCATCAACGTGGAGTATGCCTCGCACACGCTTTTGTTGTAAGCTCGTTtgcaaattgttattttagcGGTTTGTGATCCACCAATCGCGGTATTCGCGGCGGTAGATGTTCCCAGACTCACGGACTCCCAACCAACCGGATAGCGATAGATTCTATGTTGTCGTGTCGATTTCCGCGATCTGCCTGATTGCAAGCGATTTACATCTTGACTTGACAATCCTATTCATCCAGGCTTATACTGTTTGTTGTTATCATTGTCAAATTTGCCTGTAAATGATCCACTAAAACCTGATATGTGAAGGAAAGGGGATAGCCGTGCAGCATGACCTATGTAACATATAGTATATGTGTGACGATATTATCTTCATCAAATTCAATTTTGCGGAAAGataactttaattatttaaacgCAGGAAAGgagattttatttataaccaagtttctttaatttttttatctcaATTTAACAGTAACTTACATTGTTAGTAATGAAtccaaaacgttttaaattatttatggGGTgacgttttatttttcatctgTGTTTGCTTATACCTCAAAATTGCTTATTCACCATGACCTTATCAATAATAGATGGAATAACATATTGTGGTCATCTCGTCTAGCGCAGCGTGAAAACAAATGTAGACGAAAAGCGACTTTTTTCTGGTAATCCAtaattttaatgtattttgGTGATCCTTGCCCCTCAGTTCTTTTTACTTGTGAGTTGTCTTTCCGCCAGCTTAGATCGACTTTACGTGGCGATACAATTGTTACGCGGTTAAGTGGTGTTACTTTTCAAATTGGTTCAATAcattgtcacttttttatcgTTTTCAGTCTGATAACAAACTAAGCAACATTGTACATGCAAGATATCAATGATTTTACTTTATCAGAATTTCTGCTGCAATTTTCCAAATCGACCAGAATTACAACATAAAAGAAATGCTAAgttacacattttttatatCTCGTGTTATATAAagttaatgatattttttttgGATGAGGTTTACAGGGTTAAGTCCTTGCAAATATCAAAAGATCAATGTAGATTAAGtgaagtatttttattgtttggttatttCTTAAAACCCGACCCTCACAAAAcatatttatgacgtcacaaggaACGTATAGCAATGGTGGGTCGTTAGACAtgaaatttgtgttttgaaCTTTCCACTTGAAAGCGCATTTCTACTGATATTAATCATGTTTCTTAGTTTGGCGAAAACCTGTCGCAATTGATTATAACTTCCCTGACCTTTATAAAGTTCGACATCAAAGTCAAttgaaacattaaaaatgtCGCCTCCATAATCATAATATAAGTGTTTAAAGTTGTTTGGCCATGTTCgtgctttgttgaaaaaaggACTTGTTTTGGGGaaaaattgtctttctttGAATTTTCTGCTTTTACGTTGTTTCCATGATGGCTTCGCTTCCTAAGATGATAATTATCTTATCTTCCATTAAGCCTTTAAATTGCGCTCACTTACAACTGACCTGGAACAGATGTCCCGGGTTCGCCCAACGTTGAGAGGTTGGTGTGCTCGGAACAGTATTTTGGAGAATTATTTTCAACGTTAATTTTCCTGCTTGTGTTTGACTTCAACATTAAGGTAGATAAGGGAATATTTTGCAGCCCAAGGGAGATGTCATGGTATGATAACCTTAAAAGGATAAAGCAAAGCGAGATAAGAATTTAAGGGGAGGTCTCTTGTTTACTTTTCACATCATTCACCCACGTTGAATAAACATGGGAAATATCGTCAATAAGTatccattatttttattgatcTCAAACGCTTTGCGAATATGATTAATCGATAAATTGACAAACGGAGTGTTTGTCCACGATAATATTAACATATATATCTAGTAGCTTTAGCTCAATGACAAACAATAGTCTGTAATGGCTGATGTGGCGTTTGTGTTTTCCACAACAGATAAAAATACCTTAATTGTTTAAACACTAGTTAATTGGACTCATAATTATGGGCTATTTGCGGCATAAGCAATCTAACGAGCGGTGCAACAGAACTTTCGTCAAACTTGGATGGAGCAAAAGCTCTGATTCGCGATTCGAACAAGTCTTAGATGCTTTAATTGAGGTGAGTTGAACTTTTGACTTTGATCATTTTGATTGTTTGACAAGTTTCTTGCCACAGGCGTTACTTTGTGGCGCGGTTAgcaatcaattttattttgattgaaaTCTGCGCTGATAAGAGATTTTAAGCAATCGGATCGTTTCGCTTTTTTGTCAGTGAGATTCACTTTGATATTTCTATAAAATCatttctgttaaaataaaGGTTTTTTATTTAGCGCTGCTTGATATTGGTTGCTGTCAATCATCTTAATCATTTTTTAGGTCTTTTACTTTTTCCGAAAAAGGATTTAGTTGACAGCGAGTATAGACGAGTTTAAAATCGAGATTGACATGCGCCAACACGCAAAGAACATTTCTGCATGTTTTGCTGACGTCATCTTTCAGTTAATCTTGGAGCCTTTGATGTAGAGcaagtttcaaaaattaaacatattgATCTGGTCCGCTGTTCGAAGACGTTGAAGCTTCGAATATTTCACTGACTTAAACGTAGACCGTGACCATCGTTATAAGTGTTGCATGACCAAGCATTGATACGTAAAATATCTGCAAAGTAAACACCTGTACCCAACCACCGGTCGTTCAAACGTCGTTACATTGTAACCAACAACCAGCATTCTACATTTGTTTGCCTTGCGATGTGAATTAACGATTTGCTCTGTTCGAGCCAGACGTCTTACCCTTCGCCTCACATGTTGCTTGTGTTGTAAGATATGGCGGCTCTCTTCATGGCCTGAAGGGATCTATGAATAGTTTTTAGGATCAACATAGAATGCGAACAACCAGTCTCGATAAGTTAGAATGCGAACAAGACATGGACGCTATGATAAAGAAATTTGTAAATGTCCAGTATTGCAACGTCACATCTACCAGTTGCATCGATCATAGGTTTTGGTGGTTTCAAAATTAAGTTACGTTGATTTTGAAACCGCAAACTAGATATTTTGGAGTTCAGTTGCTCAGCTTATAAAGTACATAGTATATCTAGATGTCCACGAGGCTGTACGAATCAatacaaattttgtatttggaaGATAAATTTCGTTATGTCGTGTTTGAAAGGTTCttttgccttgtgaagtaaATTCCACAGCAAATCGCGAACAGTTTTTGTGTAAAGAGATCTCAGAGCGAAGTTACGTGTTTTCTAAGCGGTGTAGTCGTCGATTAGGGAGTTCCCCTGGTTTACAACTAGCATTATGCCTTCGTCACTTCCCTCGCGAAAACTTAATTCTGTTTTCCAGGAAAGACTGCTCGCTGTCAATCAACAGGACAGGCGGTGGCAGACGTATGCTCTGTGCACGTGCGGTTAAACAACTGATTTTACTTGTTATGATTGACATATCCACACTCGCCTGCGCAGAGTTTAAGCGCTGTATAGTTTCAGAATCACTGTGCTCAGttatatcaaaataattcTTACAATTCTATTCTAGCCGACACGAGGGAAAGAGGTGTTGTGAGCTAAAGATTAGCCGGTCTGCAGCGGGGTGGCGAAACGCACGCAAAAGCGAATAAAGTTATTAAGAACATGTTTTGCATACATCAGGATTGTTTATGAAAGCGTGAATGAATGTAGAACCTAAGAATTGACACAAAAATATCTTTGAgatgatttgaaaaatttttagcCGCGTACGTTATGTGTAGCAGTAACAGTTTGGATTATTAAAAagtatttgtttgaaaaatcatGAATAAAAGATGAACTTTGGCGCCCACTACCCGCAATTTCCTAACTTTCAAACTGCGTTCCACAGCTTTTGCGAAATTCTCAAAATCAACGTAGAAGCCATTATGTGCTTTGTACCGGCAATGGTTGTAACAGGTCGTTTTATTCTGCTTTGTCGGTGCAGCAGCAAGATGTTGGTATTTACTCGGAGGTTAGAGTGACGCTAAGTGAACAGATTCCCAATGAAGCATATCATAGGTTTAATCCTGACGTCATAGTTAGGGTTTTCTAGGGCTCCAATATGAAAGTTTTGTagaaattatttatcattgAAATCAGGGTTACGTCATAGTAGGATTAATATTGatgtcattgcaaaaagtagCTCTGACGTCATAGAAGTTGTATGATTGTTTGATAattcttggaatggcctcgaGTTATGGGAAAAGTTCCAAAAACTCAAATCATTCAGCGGCCCATAGAAATCGTACTAAAGACGAGGACGAGCCGGTGCCACTTTtgtctatgacgtcatcaccgGAATCAAAACATTCGAACGAGATTGTTGGAAACCATTCGGTGACGTCAAAATCtggtaaaagaaaattgaaggGGGTTTCCGGTCTCATATTTGGAAACAgaaataaatcaaaacaaaggCCTCCAACATGGAGGAACAGATACTCCAACAATCTCTCTTATGACTCTTACTATGGAGATACTGTCGTACCATTTtctgtttatgacgtcacaacggATAGAGGTCAAAGGCAAGATATGGTGAAGCTAAACCAATCTCTGTGTCAAGTATGTCCGACATTGacgtaaatttgacaaataatGATCAATATATTCCTTTCATGTTTATATGAGAGGCTGCAATTTGCGATTCCTTTAGCATCGAGCGTCGTCACTTGTTCCACATAACTTGCGATCATAAAAATCAGATTGAGCCGAACGTTTCTTACACAAACGCGTTCAAAATTGCACTCACcaggaaaataatttaatttagctATGAAATGTATGAAGGAAATGTTTATAGATTTCATTTGAACCCTGGGAACCAATAatcacattatttttattttaatctgTGCCAGATGCGCTTCTTTCATAAATCGATATAAAATGTAAAGAAAATCGTCCGCAAATGTTATTGACCGATTCCAACAAAAGCTGAAACTTCAACTGTTGGTTAAAACTCAATGAttgtttgaattaaaaaattgtggtaAAATGTGTTTCACATCAAGGTTCGCTTTCATGGATGTggttttgtataaaaaagaTCTTTAAATGATCCCGAAAGGCCGCATCTTTTCATACGTTTGTTAGGTTCGATTGCATTGTGTAGGCAACGTACGGTCTCCTTGAAaggtaaaaatgaaaaattgcttAATCATTATTCCCAAATATTTACTGAAACGTTTTTAAGAAACCTTGAATGCTTTGGCACCCAGGATGAGACGAGAGTGtttttgttctgttgctagattTTACGGAAACTTGCGATACTTTTCTACTATAAAGCGTATAGAGTCTGTACGCTAGTCTATGCTATGGAATATAAAGCAGACAGCGTTGGTCGCAATTTGCTTCATCGAGTGCGTTTAGACTTTTTGGACATAAACTCTATTTCGATGGTCGTCGTCTGTGACGTTTTCAGGAAATTCTTAGGTTTAAAGCT
Encoded here:
- the LOC143470930 gene encoding serine/threonine-protein kinase 38-like → MGDQVYTDASLSTHTLEKVKKAKVTIETFYSNLVNQHLEREDRMKALEKTLKQEGVTDDQREKRRLLLAQKETEFLRLKRTRLGLGDFEMLKIIGRGAFGEVRLVQKKDTGHIYAMKMLRKKDMMEKEQVAHVRAERDILVEAENPWVVKMFYSFQDVYNLYLIMEFLPGGDMMTLLMNKDTLTEEQTQFYMAESILAINSIHELGFIHRDIKPDNLLIDAKGHLKLSDFGLCTGLKKAHRTDYYRDLSQAQPIDFSTRPLTANDSRRKAETWKSKRRKLAYSTVGTPDYIAPEVFQQSGYTLTCDWWSLGVIMYECLIGYPPFCSESPQETYRKVMNWRTTLVFPDEVPISDVARYLILSLCTDPDKRLGLSGVQSLKSQKFFRGVDWEHIRDRPAPISMSVKSLTDTSNFDEFPDSDLKIDQIDEAKDWVFVNYTYKRFEGLTQRGSVLMS